Below is a genomic region from Mycolicibacterium neworleansense.
GCCGTGCCGAACTCGGCGGTCATGTACTCCCGCAAGATGCCGTAACCGCCGTCGTCGACGATCAGCCAGGTGACGTTGGCGTCGTGCTGGCGGGCAGTGGCCAGTTCGGCGATCGAGTACATGCCGCCACCGTCACCCGACACCGCGAAGGTGCGGTCGCCGGTGGCGATCGCCGCGGCCAGCGCGGCCGGGAAGGCGAAGCCCAGGCCGCCGGCGCCCTGCGCGGAATGGAAGGCGCCGTCCTGTGGGTCCCATGCCGACCAGGCCCAGTATCCGGCGATCGTCATGTCCCAGAAAGTGTGGGTCCCTGACGGCACGGCGGCCCGGAGATCGGCCATGAGTTGCAGTTCGGTGGCCAGATCCTGCCCGGCGAGCCTGTTCTGCACCGCTTTTCGAAGCTCGGTGGCCTGCGTCGCCCCCGCGGCAGTGTCACGGGTGTCAACGTTCTCGGTCAGCGCACGCATGGCGTGGGCGGCATCGGCATGGATGGCCAGGGCGGGGTGGTTGGCCTCCAGCACACGGGCCTCGGCGTCGATGTGGATCAGCCGGCCGCGCGGTGCAAAGGTGAAGTAGTTGCTGGTGACCTCACCCATCGCGGTACCGACGGCCACCAGCACGTCGGCGTTTTCCAGCATCTCGGTGGTGTAGCGGTCCTCGATCCACGACGCGGCCGACAGTGGGTGGTCGAAGGAGATGGCGCCCTTACCGCCGACCGTGGAAACCACCGGGGCACCCAGTTTTTCGGCCAAGGCCACCAACGCCTCCGGGCCGCCGCCCGAGCGGCGCACGCCGCCGCCGGCCAAGATGACCGGCCGCTGTGCGGTGTTCAGCAGCGCGGCGGCCTCCTGGATCAACTCGGGGCGCGGGGCACGTTGGGTCGGCGTCACCTCGAGCGCGGCCACCGGCGGCACCGTCGTCGGCTCCAACAGCACATCCTGCGGGATTTCCACCCACGTCGGCCCGGCCGGGGCGGTCTGTGCCAGCGTGTAGGCGTCGGCGATCAGGCTGGGAATCTCTGCGGCCTGCCGCACCGTGGCAACGCTTTTCGTGACGTTGACCGCGCTGGCCTTCTGATCGTCGAGCTGGTGCAGCATGCCTCGACGCAGGCCCACGCCGGAGCGCGGCACCTGGCTGGCGATCACGAGCAGCGGCACCCCGGTGGCGTAGGCCTCCTGGAGTGCGCCCAGCGCGGTCAGCGCGCCGGGCCCGGTGGACAAGAACAGCACACCGACTTCGCCGGTGACCCGGCTGTAGCCGTCGGCGCCGAACGCCGAGTTGTTCTCCACCCGCGAGCTGACAAACCTCAGTTCACTGCGCCGGATGGCATCGAACAGACCCAGCGCGTTCTGGCCGGGGATGCCGAACACATGCGAGACCTCCAGCGCGGTAAGGGTTTCGACGACGAGGTCGCCGCCGTTACGCATCGGGCCCCAAAGCCAGCAGGGACACCAGGTCGTAGGCGACATGCGACGCGGCCACACCGGTGATCTCGGCGTGGTCATAGGCGGGGGCCACCTCGACCACGTCGGCGCCGACCAGGTTGAGTCCTCGGAACCCGCGCAGGATCTCCAGCAGCTCGCGGCTGGTCATGCCGCCGGCCTCCGGGGTGCCGGTGCCGGGGGCGTGGGCCGGGTCGAGCACGTCGATGTCGATCGACACGTACACCGGACGGTTGCCCAGGCGCCGTCGCAGCTTGTCGACGACCTCGCGTACGCCTTGGTAGTACACGTCGGAGGAGGTGACGATGCCGAACCCGAACCGGCGGTCGTCCTCCAGGTCCTTCTTGCCGTACAGCGGGCCGCGGGTGCCCACGTGTGACAGCGCCTCGGTGTCGAGAATGCCCTCCTCGACGGCGCGCCGGAACGGGGTGCCGTGGGTGTATTCGGCACCGAAGTAGGTGTCCCAGGTGTCCAGGTGGGCATCGAAGTGGACCAAAGCGACCGGGCCGTGCTTGGCAGCGGCGGCGCGCAACAGCGGCAGCGCGATGGTGTGGTCACCGCCGATGGTCACCAGTTTGGTGCCGTCGGAGGTGAGGTCGCGAGCCGCGCCTTCGATGGTCTCGATGGCCTCGTGAATGTTGAAGGGGTTCACCGCGATATCGCCGGCGTCGGCGACCTGGATGAGTTCGAAGGGGGACACGTCCATGGCAGGGTTGTACGGACGCAGCAGCCGCGAGGACTCGCGGACGTGGGTGGGGCCGAACCGGGCGCCCGGCCGGTAGGAGACGCCCGAGTCGAAGGGGACCCCGGCCACGACGACGTCGGCCTTGGTCACTTGGTCCAGACGCGGCAGGCGGGCGAAGGTGGCCGGACCGGCGAAGCGGGGGATCTTCGATGCGTCGACGGGGCCGATCGGGGCGGTCATGCGGTCACTTCCTCTGCGGTTGCGGCGTTCAGAATCTGAGGCGAATGTGATGTGCGTTACGGTAAACCCGCAGCTCAGGACATGCAATCGATTCGATCGGAACTGTGCACTCTCTGGTGTCGATATGACGGTCGTAGACGTCACATCGGTCGGAAAACGATCTGGTGAGCGGATGTGGCCATCTTTATGCCGGTACATTTGTGTGGAAAATTTCTTGGCTCATTTTCAGGCGGTGCCGCGATGGACGAGGTTGACGAGGCGATCATCAGCCTGTTGGAGGGCGACGGGCGGCTGACTCACCGCGATATCGCACAGCGCGTGGGACTGTCGCGATCGGCGGCGGCTGCCCGGACACAGCGCCTCATCGATGGCGGGCAGGTCGTGATCCGCGGTGTCGTGCATCCCGCGGTGCTCGGCCGCGGCGCGCTGGCCCATGTGAGCGTGCTGGTCGATGGACCGGTGGCGCGGATCGCCACCACCCTGGCGCGGCGCGTCGACGTGGCCTTCCTGTCACTGACGAGCGGTGCCTACGGCTTGATCGCGGAGGTGCGGGTCGGGTCGATCCGCGATATCGACGGCGTGATCGCCGAGTTGCGCGCGATGGCGGGAGTGGTGGGTGTCGACACGCTCACCTACGTCGAGGTGCTGCGCGACGTCGTCGGACCCGTCGGTGATGTCAGCGTCGAGGTCGACGATCTGGATCTGGCCCTGCTGCGCGCCCTCCAGGATGACGGACGCGCCTCCTACGTCGATCTCGCCGAGACGGTGGGGCTTTCACCCGCCGGTGCGCGACGTCGGGTGGTGCGGCTGCTCGAATCGCAGGTGGTGCGCGTCGGGGCGGTCGTGCGGCATTCCGGGCAGGATCGGCAGAGTGCGCTCGGACTCGGTATCCGGCTGACCGGAGCCGGGGACGAGGTGGTGGCGGCCCTGCTGAGCATGCGGTCGGTGATCTTCGTGGCCCGCACGCTGGGCCGGTTCGATCTATTGGTCACGGTGCGGGCGTTCTCGGCCGCGCAATTGGTCGAGATCCTCGACGCCGTGCGTGCCCTGCCCGGCGTCGGTGTCGTCGACAGCTGGGTACATCTGGACGTGGTCAAGGAGAGCTATGCCTCGGGTCTGGACGTCTTGGAATCGGGGTCCGCGTAACCACACGGGGCCGGGCGCCTTGGTGGATACTGCCGGTGTGTCTGCCGATCTGCTCAGCGAGTTGACGCATCTGGTCGCGTTATCGCCACCTAAGTTGGCCGATATCAACGCCGACGTGCGTGAGGTGTGCGCGTCGACGCTCGGGTTGCCGCCCGTGCCGGCGGAAACCCGCGGCGGCTGCGTCGACCCGATGGTCACCGAGTTCGCCGAGCAGTTCAGCATCGACGTCACCGGTATCAACAACGCCCAGCGGGCCGCGTTTGCCGATCTGCTCGGGCCCGACGTGTTCACGGTGACGACGCTGATCTATGTGGCCGACTTCGTACCGCGGATGCGCGCCGGGTTTTCCGCGCTGGAGGTGGACTGGCCCGCCGATGACGTGGTGTGGGATCACGACACGAATCCGGCGGACTATGTGTTGGACACCTTCGTCCCCGCCATCGGGCGGATGCGGGCGCTGGACCCGGTGACCTCTGAGATCGTGCGGCTGCGCGGGGCCCGTCAGCACAACTGCCGGCTGTGCAAGTCGCTGCGGGAGGCCACCGCGCTCGAGGCCGGTGCCACCGAG
It encodes:
- a CDS encoding thiamine pyrophosphate-binding protein, whose amino-acid sequence is MRNGGDLVVETLTALEVSHVFGIPGQNALGLFDAIRRSELRFVSSRVENNSAFGADGYSRVTGEVGVLFLSTGPGALTALGALQEAYATGVPLLVIASQVPRSGVGLRRGMLHQLDDQKASAVNVTKSVATVRQAAEIPSLIADAYTLAQTAPAGPTWVEIPQDVLLEPTTVPPVAALEVTPTQRAPRPELIQEAAALLNTAQRPVILAGGGVRRSGGGPEALVALAEKLGAPVVSTVGGKGAISFDHPLSAASWIEDRYTTEMLENADVLVAVGTAMGEVTSNYFTFAPRGRLIHIDAEARVLEANHPALAIHADAAHAMRALTENVDTRDTAAGATQATELRKAVQNRLAGQDLATELQLMADLRAAVPSGTHTFWDMTIAGYWAWSAWDPQDGAFHSAQGAGGLGFAFPAALAAAIATGDRTFAVSGDGGGMYSIAELATARQHDANVTWLIVDDGGYGILREYMTAEFGTATATELARPDFARLAESFGIPAHTATPGTVGEIVAATFGTDGPSVVVLPAMLSMFAPTHL
- the speB gene encoding agmatinase; protein product: MTAPIGPVDASKIPRFAGPATFARLPRLDQVTKADVVVAGVPFDSGVSYRPGARFGPTHVRESSRLLRPYNPAMDVSPFELIQVADAGDIAVNPFNIHEAIETIEGAARDLTSDGTKLVTIGGDHTIALPLLRAAAAKHGPVALVHFDAHLDTWDTYFGAEYTHGTPFRRAVEEGILDTEALSHVGTRGPLYGKKDLEDDRRFGFGIVTSSDVYYQGVREVVDKLRRRLGNRPVYVSIDIDVLDPAHAPGTGTPEAGGMTSRELLEILRGFRGLNLVGADVVEVAPAYDHAEITGVAASHVAYDLVSLLALGPDA
- a CDS encoding Lrp/AsnC family transcriptional regulator, whose translation is MDEVDEAIISLLEGDGRLTHRDIAQRVGLSRSAAAARTQRLIDGGQVVIRGVVHPAVLGRGALAHVSVLVDGPVARIATTLARRVDVAFLSLTSGAYGLIAEVRVGSIRDIDGVIAELRAMAGVVGVDTLTYVEVLRDVVGPVGDVSVEVDDLDLALLRALQDDGRASYVDLAETVGLSPAGARRRVVRLLESQVVRVGAVVRHSGQDRQSALGLGIRLTGAGDEVVAALLSMRSVIFVARTLGRFDLLVTVRAFSAAQLVEILDAVRALPGVGVVDSWVHLDVVKESYASGLDVLESGSA
- a CDS encoding carboxymuconolactone decarboxylase family protein, whose protein sequence is MSADLLSELTHLVALSPPKLADINADVREVCASTLGLPPVPAETRGGCVDPMVTEFAEQFSIDVTGINNAQRAAFADLLGPDVFTVTTLIYVADFVPRMRAGFSALEVDWPADDVVWDHDTNPADYVLDTFVPAIGRMRALDPVTSEIVRLRGARQHNCRLCKSLREATALEAGATESDYDGIDDFENSDLSDRHKAALRYVDALIWTPAQVSGDELRQHFSQDEAVELTLDVMRNACNKVAVALGADAARVDEGTEEYRLGADGQPIYS